The Rosa chinensis cultivar Old Blush chromosome 7, RchiOBHm-V2, whole genome shotgun sequence DNA segment CCCTGACCACCGCAACAACATTGGACAGGCCATGTTTCTATAATCTAGACAGAGTTCATTTCAAATGAGGAACACAGTGGATCGACTACTGTCATTCTCATTCATTCAGAATTTCAGATGTTGAATCTCTTAAGTTTAATACTGTCCCTTTGATTTCCTATCCAAGGGATTCTACATGGCACTCAAACGACCAGCCCTACACGAAATTTTGCTGAACAATATATTAGGGGAGTGAATAGTGATTCTACCAACACTTACACATGTTAACCTCCCTATGAAATAACCCTCCTCTTGGTTCTTGGTCTGCTACACAGTTTGTGCAATCCAGACAGATGCAAGAATTCTGTACCATTCTCACCATCACATAAACTGGAAAATTACCTGCAAATGCTTCGCCTTTTTCTATTCTTCATTTTCAACAGCTTCATAATCTCTCTAGTAGAAGGGAAAAATGCTTCGGGCCGAACACAGAAAGGCTGAAAAACTGAGAACAATGCTTGCATATCTGTTTCAAACTGATTGATCCCTCCATCGAAAAATTGAATGCCACATGTGATATCACTGCAAGATATGAAATGGTCAAGCCCCTCAGCTAGACTTCTCCACAGATCTAAAAAATCTGTGGCATTGAGAGTCATTCTTAGAAGAATAAGATGACATCTCAAAGCGTCTAGTGGTTCAACAAAATCCACAGATATATTTAAATCCACAGCTGCTGATATTTCCACGGGAGCCAAGTCTTCTAGCTGTTGCTCATAGAGTTTTATCTTTTGCACATATTCCCATGAAAGATTTTCAAACTGACGAAGAAGAACAGAAATGATCTCCGTCAACCAGTTAGTAGCGAGCTCAGACAAGCTTTGTATTTCTTCCCTGAAAAAATTATAATCAGTATTCTTATCTTTTCTCCGGTTGCTAGGATCATTTTCAGCAAGTTTCATCTCCAAAAAATTTACATCATCACTCCACTGTCGAAGCTTCAATTCAATGTATTTGGCAGCATTAATTGATCCACAAACTCTAACTAAGGCCTCATCATCTGGATTGTCAGGAGTAATTTCTGTTCTCTTGCAATGTACAAGCAATACTTTAAAAAAGTACCACAGGAATCTGATGGCAGTTAATCTAATAAACTGTAAACGTGGTAAGATGACAGGCATAGTCTGGCATCTTTCAACCATCTCCCATGTGATTCTAAGGGCAGACTCTGCAATCAATGGGGCTTTGTGGTCTTCTCTTGTAGAAATAAGAAAATGTTGCGTATCAAAGGGCAACTCAGCTCCCTCTTTGCCATCTACTGTCCAAGCTCTTTCATCTTTCAAATCTGTTTTAAGTTTATTGCAGGCATTCTTGAGCTCTATCTTTGCCCAAATCTTGAGACAGTCTGATCTATTACCAAATATCATCAACACTGAAGTGTTCCCGGAGAGACTCTCCACCCTTTCTAATTCTGTTGAAAACAGACTGGTTTCAGAACTTAAAAGTGACTGAATCCGTTTATCAAATAAAACAATAAGATCAATGAGATGAAGCCATGACAATATAACTTCGGATTTCATCTGTTTCTCCTGGTATTTTTTGGCAAGAGAAGAGAAAATTCTTTTTGCCAAAAATTCAGAAAGCAGTTGTACCATGGAAGAAACCCAAGCTTCTTTGGCACTGTAGCTTATCAATTTTGCTCCATCAATCAGAGGCTGCAAGACATCATCCACGCCTACTATAAAGTCCCTTGTGATTTTGTAGGCAAGCTCAAATATAAACTCAGGTTGATCAACCCACTTTGAGAAATGGTATTCCATGCGTGATGCAATAGGAGACACCAATTCATCGATGGCCCAAAGCTGTATTATGCACTCCTTTTGTCCTGAGAGGTTGAGTTGTCGGTTTTCCCTCCTTGTTTGTATTTGCTGTAAAGCACAAAGAGCTAAAAAGCTATCTGAATAACTCCTCCTTTTTTCTCCTTgcattgagattaatggattTGAAAGGCCTGAGAGCtcactttctatttttaatgTCGAAAGTTTTGGTGGCCATCCAAGAGAAGCGAGAAGTGCACGGTGATCTGCAAAGACTTGTGGACGAAGAATAGCCAAAGTTTTGTCCACCCTAGCATCAACAGATTTCAGAAGATGATGCCACTGTGGTCGAAGTTTCACAAGGCCAACCAACACTTCCAAATCATTCAAAGCTTTTATGGCCTGAAGCAACTTTTCCTGCTTTGTTCCAGAGTTCTGCATTCCAGAGATACCATAATGATTAATTGGCCCTTTTCAATTGATTACTAGTCAAATATGCATCAGTATATaacatgaaaaatgaaaagaaaagaaaaaatgttccAGTAGATACTGATGAATTTGATAGCATTGCAGAGAACATTTTTCCACTATGGCAAttcacaaaacagaaaactgcATCTTCTAGATCTCCAACCAGAGCTTCTAACTGTAGAGTAGTCTCTGAAAGATTAAGAGGGTAGTTTAGCTTGTGACTAGGTACAGCTATGACAAAcacagagagatagagagggCGGCCCCAAACAAATTGTAAGCAGAAACAATCTGAATAAAGAGAAAAACTGAAACCACAGGCACAAATCAAATGGTAGAGAAATATCCTCAGCTATgataaagaagatgaaaaagcaaaataggaaaaaaaaaaaaaacattttacaTATATCGCATAGCTCAAAACCATAGAAAAGCAAAAATTGGAAATTGAGAAAAATAATCTAATAAGTAGTAACATCAAAAAAGTTCGAAATTTGAGAGCTGATATCACAAGCATTTTGAAGGAAACACTAGGTCGAAGATAACATGAGCATTACAAGAACGGGATTAGAGATTTAGTCATAAAAATTGTAAGcataaacaatcaaacaaagaacaaaTCACACTTTCATTTATGAGATCCCATAATCACTCTGGAGAGACTTATAAAAATTATGTATGGTTTCAATAACTGTGTGGGTGTAACTATAGATTCTGAATAAGATACCAAATTTTATGGATCACATAAAACAAGGCGGCATATTTTCTTTATGTtgtaatatatataattcatatctTCCTAAAATGGTAGAATGATATGTAAAGAATATAATGATAGTAAGGTCATCTCTACTTATATgcaattaaaaagaaattaatagtAACTTATGCTAATCTGCATTCTGCAGAATAATAAAAGAATCATTACCTTTCATTCCTCAATCTTTGGAAATAAAGTTAAGTTTTTTCGGTCAAGTCACCTAAGCAAATATCACAGGTACTATATTTGAGCTGTGAACCCTTAACTAAGCATTCCTAGGAGCTAGGACAAGTAAAAGATCACAGGGAAATTCATTACGACAGGGAGAAGTTTATAAGGAAAGACTCAAGTCCCATTACTAACCTACAATACTGTCCTCTCTAGCATTGCTTAGTTAACATACCCTCAGCTATCATAAACaacatgaaaaaagaaaaaggcaatGTGAATTATCCAGAGTTAGTAGTTGATTGACTGTTAGAATTGGATTCTGAAATGGTGATAAATTAATGACTATATTTGCCAAAGGGTCATGTACCCACAAATTAGAACAGATCAAATACGCTACTTTTAGTTAAAGTAAGCACCAAATCTCTGAAATTGAAGCAGACAAAGTAGGCATTCCTAACTCACCAAGATAACTGCGAACGGTCTCGATTCGCTTTACTTCCTTTGCAAGCTGAGGCAGTTCAGTCCCCAAAACTCTCTGCAACTTTTTCCAACCACTCCCACCTATAATaccaaacccaacaaaaaaagaacccaaatttcaaaaaagaaagctaaaatattcaaaaagcaaaatgaaaagaatgaaGCTTTTGAAAACCCAGATGGGGAGGAACAGTGCACGAACATTGGGAAGTGACGAGGCTGAGATTCTGGAGACTGATGTCTATGTTGTGAAGTGCGGATTTGGCCG contains these protein-coding regions:
- the LOC112179111 gene encoding RINT1-like protein MAG2L, which translates into the protein MEDPSSSSSSTPCLPKPSDLSKHQLSFLNQHFQTHQDLLHKAPPLHTSLRTHSSQLDSHLLHLKASLAQRTVSWIRRSFSAKSALHNIDISLQNLSLVTSQCGSGWKKLQRVLGTELPQLAKEVKRIETVRSYLETTLQLEALVGDLEDAVFCFVNCHSGKMFSAMLSNSSNSGTKQEKLLQAIKALNDLEVLVGLVKLRPQWHHLLKSVDARVDKTLAILRPQVFADHRALLASLGWPPKLSTLKIESELSGLSNPLISMQGEKRRSYSDSFLALCALQQIQTRRENRQLNLSGQKECIIQLWAIDELVSPIASRMEYHFSKWVDQPEFIFELAYKITRDFIVGVDDVLQPLIDGAKLISYSAKEAWVSSMVQLLSEFLAKRIFSSLAKKYQEKQMKSEVILSWLHLIDLIVLFDKRIQSLLSSETSLFSTELERVESLSGNTSVLMIFGNRSDCLKIWAKIELKNACNKLKTDLKDERAWTVDGKEGAELPFDTQHFLISTREDHKAPLIAESALRITWEMVERCQTMPVILPRLQFIRLTAIRFLWYFFKVLLVHCKRTEITPDNPDDEALVRVCGSINAAKYIELKLRQWSDDVNFLEMKLAENDPSNRRKDKNTDYNFFREEIQSLSELATNWLTEIISVLLRQFENLSWEYVQKIKLYEQQLEDLAPVEISAAVDLNISVDFVEPLDALRCHLILLRMTLNATDFLDLWRSLAEGLDHFISCSDITCGIQFFDGGINQFETDMQALFSVFQPFCVRPEAFFPSTREIMKLLKMKNRKRRSICR